In Passer domesticus isolate bPasDom1 chromosome 7, bPasDom1.hap1, whole genome shotgun sequence, one genomic interval encodes:
- the NPHS2 gene encoding podocin isoform X2 produces the protein MRMEKRSRSSSRESHRRRRESPAAQSKREKRESSREAAKGKGDVKQEKAKETKSTVGSDGRVHTSTVVDVDDVVSDEEMEAMALLDSEQQEEGLFFFLPCLDTYHKIDLRLKTLEIPFHQVVTKDMVTLEIDAVCYYRLENASLLLTTLTSISSAIQLLVQTTTKRLLAHQAFSELLLERKNISQEIKVALDAVTGCWGIKVERIEINNVQLPAELRQSLAVEAEAQRQAKVRVIAAEGEKAASESLRMAAEILSSAPAAAQLRYLHALHSLTTEKPAAFILPLPLDAMNLGSSATHSPPAVSSLLTGTTKLPENPKDKKDSPML, from the exons ATGAGGATGGAGAAGAGGTCTCGGAGCTCTTCCAGGGAGTCCCACAGGAGACGCAGGGAGTCCCCGGCTGCGCAGAGCAAACGGGagaagagggagagcagcagagaagctGCCAAAGGGAAGGGAGATGTAAAGCAGGAGAAAGCCAAGGAGACCAAGAGCACTGTGGGGAGTGATGGCAGGGTGCACACCTCCACGGTGGTGGATGTGGATGATGTGGTGTCTGATGAAGAAATGGAGGCGATGGCATTGCTGGATAGTGAGCAGCAAGAGGAAG gccttttctttttccttccttgtttGGACACCTATCACAAGATAGATCTCCGCCTCAAAACCCTAGAGATTCCCTTCCATCAG GTGGTGACCAAAGACATGGTTACTTTGGAGATAGATGCTGTCTGCTACTACCGGTTGGAAAACGCCTCTCTTCTCCTCACCACGCTGACCAGCATCTCCAGTGCCatccagctgctggtgcagacCACCACAAAGCGACTCCTGGCACACCAAGCCttctctgagctcctgctggaGAGGAAGAACATCAGCCAGGAGATAAAG GTGGCTTTGGATGCAGTCACAGGCTGCTGGGGGATCAAAGTGGAGAGAATAGAAAT CAACAAcgtgcagctgcctgctgagctcCGGCAGTCCCTGGCGGTGGAAGCAGAGGCCCAGAGACAGGCCAAAGTGCGG GTGATTGCTGCAGAGGGGGAAAAGGCTGCTTCCGAATCCCTGCGGATGGCAGCTGAGATCCTCTCcagtgctccagctgctgctcagctccgTTATCTCCATGCACTGCACTCCCTTACCACAGAGAAACCTGCTGCTTTCATCTTGCCCTTGCCTCTGGATGCCATGAACCTGGGCTCTTCAGCTACCCACAGCCCTCCAGCTGTGAGCAGCCTCCTCACAGGCACCACAAAGCTCCCAGAAAATCCAAAAGACAAGAAGGACTCACCCATGCTCTGA
- the NPHS2 gene encoding podocin isoform X1: MRMEKRSRSSSRESHRRRRESPAAQSKREKRESSREAAKGKGDVKQEKAKETKSTVGSDGRVHTSTVVDVDDVVSDEEMEAMALLDSEQQEEGGKSPGLGVCEWLLTILSFLFIIMTFPISVWFCMKVVREYERAIVFRLGHLLPGRAKGPGLFFFLPCLDTYHKIDLRLKTLEIPFHQVVTKDMVTLEIDAVCYYRLENASLLLTTLTSISSAIQLLVQTTTKRLLAHQAFSELLLERKNISQEIKVALDAVTGCWGIKVERIEINNVQLPAELRQSLAVEAEAQRQAKVRVIAAEGEKAASESLRMAAEILSSAPAAAQLRYLHALHSLTTEKPAAFILPLPLDAMNLGSSATHSPPAVSSLLTGTTKLPENPKDKKDSPML; encoded by the exons ATGAGGATGGAGAAGAGGTCTCGGAGCTCTTCCAGGGAGTCCCACAGGAGACGCAGGGAGTCCCCGGCTGCGCAGAGCAAACGGGagaagagggagagcagcagagaagctGCCAAAGGGAAGGGAGATGTAAAGCAGGAGAAAGCCAAGGAGACCAAGAGCACTGTGGGGAGTGATGGCAGGGTGCACACCTCCACGGTGGTGGATGTGGATGATGTGGTGTCTGATGAAGAAATGGAGGCGATGGCATTGCTGGATAGTGAGCAGCAAGAGGAAG GTGGAAAGTCTCCTGGTCTGGGTGTCTGTGAGTGGCTTTTGACCATCTTGTCTTTCCTGTTCATCATAATGACCTTCCCCATTTCTGTCTGGTTCTGCATGAAG GTGGTGCGGGAGTATGAGAGAGCCATTGTTTTCCGGCTCGGGCATCTCCTTCCTGGCAGAGCCAAAGGACCCG gccttttctttttccttccttgtttGGACACCTATCACAAGATAGATCTCCGCCTCAAAACCCTAGAGATTCCCTTCCATCAG GTGGTGACCAAAGACATGGTTACTTTGGAGATAGATGCTGTCTGCTACTACCGGTTGGAAAACGCCTCTCTTCTCCTCACCACGCTGACCAGCATCTCCAGTGCCatccagctgctggtgcagacCACCACAAAGCGACTCCTGGCACACCAAGCCttctctgagctcctgctggaGAGGAAGAACATCAGCCAGGAGATAAAG GTGGCTTTGGATGCAGTCACAGGCTGCTGGGGGATCAAAGTGGAGAGAATAGAAAT CAACAAcgtgcagctgcctgctgagctcCGGCAGTCCCTGGCGGTGGAAGCAGAGGCCCAGAGACAGGCCAAAGTGCGG GTGATTGCTGCAGAGGGGGAAAAGGCTGCTTCCGAATCCCTGCGGATGGCAGCTGAGATCCTCTCcagtgctccagctgctgctcagctccgTTATCTCCATGCACTGCACTCCCTTACCACAGAGAAACCTGCTGCTTTCATCTTGCCCTTGCCTCTGGATGCCATGAACCTGGGCTCTTCAGCTACCCACAGCCCTCCAGCTGTGAGCAGCCTCCTCACAGGCACCACAAAGCTCCCAGAAAATCCAAAAGACAAGAAGGACTCACCCATGCTCTGA
- the TDRD5 gene encoding tudor domain-containing protein 5 isoform X1: MALSEALRRAQLMEVLKKEVRAMLIAAKAGLTPEQLEEQYMAMVCKPLPLHDLGFQSTLELVTQMPEVVQICSSKNGAVILKAIADDSTKGIAKLVANQKVKTRKASKKTAAKANATFFTKNSKNPQSFQALSAGTPVLPAGVRAELQDLLSSSPLLLADLDKAFLRRFGRAFQYRQYGFLSVFEVLRSMSDSIVVEQTKAGSLLVLRKYLASKIEQQDVPQGEAEEEEMPQSEAEEEEEEPQTEVQEEQMPQTEVQEEQMPQTEVQEEQMPQTEVQEEKMPQGEAQEEEMLQAASAAEMPSLEPTCETKSFCQAAALMDSEAVQTQAGDLGDHLKQHQGFEQFPPTPEIPPDAVQDRSLCSLPPLKRRCLVGVIVEFVVSPSQFYIHVCSTEASYKLQDLMFEMRHVYSHKVASDKYIMPESAVRPGQLCCVMVSKWWYRVIIHRVINDQEVEVFYADYGHLQIVQKSWLRFLKWHYLKLPAQAIPCSLAWVKPVEGTWSSAAILLFKHLCRFKELVGIVDEYVDGVLYLFLCDTSTKEDVYFHSVLRDMGYADVCGENIPSQEFEELNPSALYVQPSGKQGNVEVVEPDLHLQQESRDADSETATLKLNGAEL, from the exons ATGGCGCT TTCGGAGGCTTTGAGGCGGGCGCAGCTCATGGAGGTGCTGAAGAAGGAGGTGAGGGCCATGCTGATCGCTGCCAAGGCGGGCCTGACGccggagcagctggaggagcagtACATGGCCATGGTCTGCAAGCCTCTCCCTCTGCACGACCTGGGCTTCCAGTCCACCTTGGAGCTGGTGACACAAATGCCTGAAGTTGTCCAAATCTGCTCTTCCAAGAACGGCGCTGTAATCCTCAAAG CCATTGCAGATGATTCCACCAAAGGGATTGCCAAGCTGGTTGCCAACCAGAAAGTAAAGACGCGCAAGGCATCAAAGAAAACCGCTGCGAAGGCAAATGCTACTTTTTTCACTAAGAACTCTAAGAACCCACAGAGTTTCCAGGCTCTGAGTGCTGGGACTCCTGTCCTGCCAGCAGGGGtgagggctgagctgcaggacctgctgaGCTCCTCACCGCTTCTGCTGGCAGACCTGGACAAGGCCTTCCTCAGGCGCTTTGGCCGCGCGTTCCAGTACCGGCAGTACGGCTTTTTGTCCGTGTTTGAGGTCCTCAGGAGCATGTCTGATTCCATTGTCGTTGAGCAAACAAAGGCAGGTTCCTTGCTGGTCCTCAGGAAGTACCTGGCAAGCAAGATAGAACAGCAAGACGTGCCTCAAGGTGAGgctgaggaagaagagatgcCTCAGAGTgaagctgaggaggaggaggaggagcctCAAACTGAGGTTCAGGAAGAACAGATGCCTCAAACTGAGGTTCAGGAAGAACAGATGCCTCAAACTGAGGTTCAGGAAGAACAGATGCCTCAAACTGAGGTTCAGGAAGAAAAGATGCCTCAAGGTGAGGCTCAGGAAGAAGAGATGCTGCAAG CAGCATCTGCAGCTGAGATGCCTTCTTTGGAACCCACCTGTGAGACAAAGAGcttctgccaggcagcagctctgatggATTCAGAGGCAGTGCAAACACAAGCAGGAGATTTGGGTGATCACCTCAAGCAG CATCAAGGTTTTGAGCAGTTTCCACCGACTCCAGAAATCCCTCCAGACGCTGTTCAGGACAGAAGCCTTTGCAGTTTGCCCCCTCTGAAGAGAAGGTGCTTGGTGGGAGTCATTGTGGAATTCGTCGTCTCTCCTAGCCAGTTCTACATCCACGTCTGCAGCACGGAAGCATCCTATAAACTGCAGGATCTGATGTTTGAGATGAG ACACGTTTACTCACATAAAGTTGCTTCTGATAAATACATCATGCCTGAGTCTGCAGTGCGGCccgggcagctctgctgtgtcaTGGTCTCCAAGTGGTGGTACCGTGTGATCATCCACCGTGTCATCAATGACCAGGAGGTAGAGGTCTTCTATGCAGACTATGGACACCTCCAGATTGTCCAGAAGTCTTGGCTGAGATTCCTCAA GTGGCACTACTTGAAGCTCCCTGCTCAGGCCATCCCATGTTCCTTAGCATGGGTAAAACCCGTGGAG GGTACGTGGTCCAGCGCAGCAATTCTCCTGTTCAAGCATCTCTGTCGCTTCAAGGAGCTCGTGGGCATCGTGGATGAATACGTGGATGGAGTTCTGTACCTCTTCCTGTGTGACACATCCACCAAGGAGGATGTCTACTTCCACTCTGTCCTGAGGGATATGGGATATGCTGATGTCTGTGGGGAGAACATCCCTTCCCAG GAATTTGAGGAACTGAATCCTTCAGCCTTGTATGTTCAGCCCAGTGGGAAGCAGGGGAATGTTGAAGTGGTGGAACCAGACCTTCACTTGCAGCAGGAATCTCGGGATGCAGACAGTGAAACAGCAACCTTGAAGCTGAATGGGGCTGAGCTGTGA
- the TDRD5 gene encoding tudor domain-containing protein 5 isoform X2 — protein MALSEALRRAQLMEVLKKEVRAMLIAAKAGLTPEQLEEQYMAMVCKPLPLHDLGFQSTLELVTQMPEVVQICSSKNGAVILKAIADDSTKGIAKLVANQKVKTRKASKKTAAKANATFFTKNSKNPQSFQALSAGTPVLPAGVRAELQDLLSSSPLLLADLDKAFLRRFGRAFQYRQYGFLSVFEVLRSMSDSIVVEQTKAGSLLVLRKYLASKIEQQDVPQGEAEEEEMPQSEAEEEEEEPQTEVQEEQMPQTEVQEEQMPQTEVQEEQMPQTEVQEEKMPQGEAQEEEMLQASAAEMPSLEPTCETKSFCQAAALMDSEAVQTQAGDLGDHLKQHQGFEQFPPTPEIPPDAVQDRSLCSLPPLKRRCLVGVIVEFVVSPSQFYIHVCSTEASYKLQDLMFEMRHVYSHKVASDKYIMPESAVRPGQLCCVMVSKWWYRVIIHRVINDQEVEVFYADYGHLQIVQKSWLRFLKWHYLKLPAQAIPCSLAWVKPVEGTWSSAAILLFKHLCRFKELVGIVDEYVDGVLYLFLCDTSTKEDVYFHSVLRDMGYADVCGENIPSQEFEELNPSALYVQPSGKQGNVEVVEPDLHLQQESRDADSETATLKLNGAEL, from the exons ATGGCGCT TTCGGAGGCTTTGAGGCGGGCGCAGCTCATGGAGGTGCTGAAGAAGGAGGTGAGGGCCATGCTGATCGCTGCCAAGGCGGGCCTGACGccggagcagctggaggagcagtACATGGCCATGGTCTGCAAGCCTCTCCCTCTGCACGACCTGGGCTTCCAGTCCACCTTGGAGCTGGTGACACAAATGCCTGAAGTTGTCCAAATCTGCTCTTCCAAGAACGGCGCTGTAATCCTCAAAG CCATTGCAGATGATTCCACCAAAGGGATTGCCAAGCTGGTTGCCAACCAGAAAGTAAAGACGCGCAAGGCATCAAAGAAAACCGCTGCGAAGGCAAATGCTACTTTTTTCACTAAGAACTCTAAGAACCCACAGAGTTTCCAGGCTCTGAGTGCTGGGACTCCTGTCCTGCCAGCAGGGGtgagggctgagctgcaggacctgctgaGCTCCTCACCGCTTCTGCTGGCAGACCTGGACAAGGCCTTCCTCAGGCGCTTTGGCCGCGCGTTCCAGTACCGGCAGTACGGCTTTTTGTCCGTGTTTGAGGTCCTCAGGAGCATGTCTGATTCCATTGTCGTTGAGCAAACAAAGGCAGGTTCCTTGCTGGTCCTCAGGAAGTACCTGGCAAGCAAGATAGAACAGCAAGACGTGCCTCAAGGTGAGgctgaggaagaagagatgcCTCAGAGTgaagctgaggaggaggaggaggagcctCAAACTGAGGTTCAGGAAGAACAGATGCCTCAAACTGAGGTTCAGGAAGAACAGATGCCTCAAACTGAGGTTCAGGAAGAACAGATGCCTCAAACTGAGGTTCAGGAAGAAAAGATGCCTCAAGGTGAGGCTCAGGAAGAAGAGATGCTGCAAG CATCTGCAGCTGAGATGCCTTCTTTGGAACCCACCTGTGAGACAAAGAGcttctgccaggcagcagctctgatggATTCAGAGGCAGTGCAAACACAAGCAGGAGATTTGGGTGATCACCTCAAGCAG CATCAAGGTTTTGAGCAGTTTCCACCGACTCCAGAAATCCCTCCAGACGCTGTTCAGGACAGAAGCCTTTGCAGTTTGCCCCCTCTGAAGAGAAGGTGCTTGGTGGGAGTCATTGTGGAATTCGTCGTCTCTCCTAGCCAGTTCTACATCCACGTCTGCAGCACGGAAGCATCCTATAAACTGCAGGATCTGATGTTTGAGATGAG ACACGTTTACTCACATAAAGTTGCTTCTGATAAATACATCATGCCTGAGTCTGCAGTGCGGCccgggcagctctgctgtgtcaTGGTCTCCAAGTGGTGGTACCGTGTGATCATCCACCGTGTCATCAATGACCAGGAGGTAGAGGTCTTCTATGCAGACTATGGACACCTCCAGATTGTCCAGAAGTCTTGGCTGAGATTCCTCAA GTGGCACTACTTGAAGCTCCCTGCTCAGGCCATCCCATGTTCCTTAGCATGGGTAAAACCCGTGGAG GGTACGTGGTCCAGCGCAGCAATTCTCCTGTTCAAGCATCTCTGTCGCTTCAAGGAGCTCGTGGGCATCGTGGATGAATACGTGGATGGAGTTCTGTACCTCTTCCTGTGTGACACATCCACCAAGGAGGATGTCTACTTCCACTCTGTCCTGAGGGATATGGGATATGCTGATGTCTGTGGGGAGAACATCCCTTCCCAG GAATTTGAGGAACTGAATCCTTCAGCCTTGTATGTTCAGCCCAGTGGGAAGCAGGGGAATGTTGAAGTGGTGGAACCAGACCTTCACTTGCAGCAGGAATCTCGGGATGCAGACAGTGAAACAGCAACCTTGAAGCTGAATGGGGCTGAGCTGTGA